GGTGCATCTCATCGATGGTGTTCACATTCGTTTATGGACTATGGAGTTCTATGCTCATGCCCAAGCTCCATGTGCAAGTTCACTTAATCTTTAGATTATCACTTCATTCGATCGGCTTCAAATTATTGGAATAGTGAGGATGATCAAACCATGTTCCTATGCCCAAAATGAGAAGGTCGTGGATGTTAATTAGACTTGTTTAGGCCATTAAATtgtaaataacttttttttcccaatttaagTAATTCAAGCAAGTATACATTCTTTTgctgagattttttattttattttgtttttattttttatttttttgctgagaagcaagtataaattctatccaaCTAGAAGAAGAGACGttgtatgaaatttttttgcaatgttAGTTGGGCTCTAAAAATTTTATGCCCACGTTCTTGGTTCTTCCTTGTATGGTTTCTTTAATCTCAATCACATTTTAGCTAGTTGCCCCTGAATTTAAGTGTGAGATGAGCTGGAGTTCTTCtatcaccttaaaaaaaaaaggggggggggggggggggagggtggGGTGTGGGGACAGTCTAAAAACATCCAATACACAATATTTTGTTACTTTCTTTAAACTTTTgcagtgattttatttttgactcattactttttttttcaaaataataataatttttttttgcttgtggGTAGTTGGTACCTATTTTCTACGGAAGATGTCACTGCATAAGCCAATGTCGGATGACCTCCCCCATATAAATCTATGCTCATGACTCTATCTGACAAAAACTAGAAACACTTTTTTAACCACATTATTCATGCTACCACagctaaaacttttgagataaAATACTTTGGTGCAAATTGCAGGGGTAAAAGACTAATTCAACCTTCAATTTCTCTTCCTCCCTCTCTTTTGATTTAGTCCAAAGCCTCAATAGTTAGATACTATAAAAGTATAAATGCTTACCTTCACCGGAAACTACCCTGCACGCGCAACAATCACACGGATGggtaaaaaacttggaaaaGAACATTATCATATTCCTTAATTAGATTTAGAGTTAGACCTCCCTCAACAAGAAACTGTGACGTCACTTTATCTTTGGCACTGCCGTGCGGTGCACCAGCAAAAGCTAAGCAATCAGACAGTCCCCTCAACCCCAAAAGCCATTAATAGTCTATGCCTGCTTAGTGCTTACATACACATTCACTTTCATTTACTGtaccaataaaaaaaccaaatctaaatattttaatataaatataaaaaaaacaaaactaaccCTTTATTTGGGTAAgtaaataaaagtataaaacaaaataattaaaccCAACTACCCTTCCCTTGAAATAACATaactatattaataaaatatacccatttgattcaaaatttataatatatggTCACATTTGGTCTTCTTCTTATAGCAACCGTCCCTTCTCTCACCTTTTACATCATCACCTcattcatatattatatatactctGCTCTGTCTAGTCTGGCTTGCTTCTTTCTTGTAACCATGTCTTCAATAATGAGTCCTCAAGGTGTGGTCTTTGCCACAGCCATGGCTGTGTCCGGCACTGTTGTCCTCCTCGTTCTTAAACTTCAAAAGTCTCTCCCAAATACCCAATTCTCCGTTGATCAAACTACTCAGTCCTCACAGCCAATTTTACGTTCTTGTATCTCTTCAGgtacgcaaaaaaaaaaaaaaaatggtcctATTTACATGCAGTACTACATACATactatttatcttttttctttttcttttttttttttgctaatggGTGTTTTTTGCTTCTTTGTTTGGTGGCGTGTAGAGGAAAAGAAgagggaaaagaagaagaaaaaagttcaCTTTGCAAAAGATGTGGTGGATCCAAGTGGGGATGGAGAAGAGTATAGGAAGCAGCATGGTATAATTAGCagcaattcttcttcttcttcttcttcattagcTTCATCACCAACACCAAAGTTAGAAAAGTATGGAAGTCAAACAAGAGGAATGCCTGCCAATAGGGTGGCTTTGTACAATGGAATTCTCAGGGATCGTGTGGTTCAACGAATGGGGTACTCTTATTGATCCAATTTCTGTGCAAAAATCTGTGTTTATGGTCTCTAAtgtaggcttttttttttaccattcttctttttaacttaTAATTTTAGAATCTGTAATTAGGAATTGGAAAGGAGACCATAGGCTTTGATGGTTCCTGAAGTTCATGTTCTCATAGTCTGATTGGGAACAGGGTGGAACCTCTTGGAAGAGTTAATTTCTTGGGGTTCTGTAACTTATGTTCATAgtcgttaatttttttttctggaaaaTTCTCTTCCTTCTGTAAAATTTCTTGTTCTCTAGTTCACAAATGTGCTCAAAGAGTATCATGTAATCATAGTcttttctccccttttttttttatataattattttatgggtgcttttctttttggttggtCTGACATGTATGTAAATACAGGGACTGCTTAAAAGGCAAACATTGATGGTActctttctaattttctttggTCCTACATGCTGTAATTTCAATTTACAGCATCTGTGTCATTACGCGGGGAttgtattattgaattttttttttttttttttttttttttttttttttgaagcattaAATTGAATGTTGTTGAATGTTGATAGGTGAAGACATTTGTGTTTTCAAGTTATGTTGATTATTCAGCCAAGAAAAAGTTGTGTTAAGCGGTTGGGCCATTGGTTTCGTCCATTTATCATTGAGAATCAATTTTCTGACTAATCTAAGAATCTATTAGGatttttagcctttttttaCCACCACCTTTTTCAAGGAATATCAAGGATTGTCATTGAAAACGGTTCAAGATCAAAATTGGATGTGcttttggttgtttgtttaaCATAGAAAAAGAAGTTTTAGTTCAATGttagaaatttcaatttgatagtgtgtgtgtatatctatatgtatgtatgtatgtatatttataaagaTTGTTTATCGAAATAGCTAAAGTGactaaagaatgaaaagaagaaaattaacatttctttcttctaatgctaataataaataatttagtgtCAATGAGGTTATGTTCAAAAATGTTATACGCTACGTCtaaataattgattaaaaaacataaagatataATCCACTAGTGAAAGAAATGTttattaaagagagagaggtatACTTTTGACCATTAAAATTTGCAGTGCTTTCACACCCCTTTATGTTTCCAAATTTTCGTTTTgacattttatatttgaatcCATTTTTATATTGTCCTTTTTCATTTATGTTGATAATATGATAACACCTAATATTATATAGGTGACTTGGCTTAATGAATACTACTTATTTGACCCTTAACaatcaaattacaaataaaaataaatgacatgatcattataaaaacaaaatcaaacatgaaaagttaaaataaacattttaaaacataaagGATCCAAATAGAAATAACCTTAGATTTTAAGTGCCAAAAATgtacttttatcttttttgggTGAGGGTGAGGGGAAATTACCTAAATCCGTTTGATTTAATGTAGTTTGATAAATatccaataaattttaatttttatggtcaTCCTAGGAATTGGTTCTCTCACGCACCCATATATCTTTTTCTCTAATCACACTTCATGTAACATTCAATTATTCTCcttgggctaattttttttgctgtgAGTGGATgaaaatagttaaaatattaGACGGATTAGGTGTTAAATACTGCGCAAttagggggggaaaaaaaccaaaaacattttttttaaagctaaatattaaaaaaaaaaaaagttgtgtttgGGCAAAGAATTCTTGGGTGGAAATGGAATATGTTTAGTATTATATtagggaaattattgtgtattcccaaagtaccataaatgcgtactactccatctcacatgaatggtaagtcccactaattaaatttatggtgagacCCACTATTTATGTGAAAGGAGAGAGTACTCATTTATAGtacacctaataattttccattatATTGTGTTCTACTTGACCGCACATgaatttttgcatttttctaatttttctttttctcatcgttcttttattaaaatattctctCCTCTCATTCTCTTATGTGTGTGTACATAAAAGGACTCATGTGCCATATGTGTAAACATGTGGATGTTTATTAGTGACAAATGGAAAAGAATTTTCATGTCATGTGGACCTATTTATGTTGTGTGTTCCTTCCGACATGCATAACTCATCACATGCTCATGTCAATGCACATTGTGCATGGTGCATGAAATACAGCCATTTGGTCTCAACCCAAAGCTATGCTTAAACAACCTTTGATtctgaaaaaaaagaaaaaaaaagaaaagaaaaagaaacaaaagataagaagaagaagtttcAACAACCCAActataataaatgaaaagacCTCTGCATTGACCCAACAAAactttacaatttatttatttttagtaaaagGAATAAAAGGATAGAACACAACCTTAATAATTGAAGTAAGCAAAATTGAGTAATATTTTCTGTTAGTTTCTTATATATCATCTATtattaccccccccccccccccccaaaaaaaagtaagtAAAATTGCTATACATGAGaactattaaaaattaaaattacttaCTTCTATTGGGTAATTATTGACCATGCCTACTTAGCACTCGTTTCAAGTagcttatttttattggtttaatgagtaaaaaaaggaatttctccagtcttttatataaaaaagaataaaaatatagttataattaaaaaaaaattaaaattttgtatataagtCAAATAAGCTGAATAAATTAGGGGAAAAATCTATAACAAACAAGTCCTTAGAAAACCTTAAAAAGAGAGGCCAAAAAAATTGACCAATTCGATGGCtacaatttttcttctttgtaaATATCAGGGAAATGCAAGCCAACATTGAAGAAGGTCAAGTGCCAACcaataaatcaattttaaatttcatattttattaaagtAATGTTGAATGTCAAGTTCAAGACTTATTTAGGGCATGTGCTCCTTTCACATAAGAGACCTCATCACAGGCTTATATTTAAATGCACATCACAttcaacaactaaaaaaaaaaagtaatgaacaTCATGCCTGCTGTGAAGTGTGAACATAGCCATTTGTCTTATACATTACTTTCTCAACACAAAGctatatttttaactttcaactaTCCGGCTAATCAAATGAAAGACCACTGCATTGACCCGTACAAAACTTTATAATTATTGAAGTAACAAAATTGGTAAACATGAGGGCGATTTATTGAaaatggaaaattattgaattttatgGGTTATGTTAACCGGTGTTCTTAgcacaattgttaataaattatattagaaaagtttttaacaccacttttataataaatataaaaaactgtccaaaaaaattaattgcattttccttttactatttctctccttgCTTGGTAATTATTGAAAAAGCCTACTTGGGAAGCCATTTGCCacctaaattattttataattcaaaatttatgtatatatgCAGTATgctatataattatttatttaaatgaaataaagaaggaccaagaaaaaaaaaacatataaagttgggtttaaaactcaaaaactttTGAAGGGGACACATCACACATGGCAAGCAGGTGTTGGAGACAGTTTAAACAAGCAAAACCTCTAGACAAAAAATTGGCAACTGAAAATTTTGTTGgggtttcattgatttttggAACTGAAATCTTTATATCaccttctttatcatttttttcgTCCATTTTCTGAGATTATGGGCATCACTATGTTGTCTGTGGGGctcatttttgtttcttattatgttatatgtatataatatgtatgtgtatatttTACTTTAATGTGTCCCTAGTGTGCCTGACAGCTCCATGTTCTAAAATTCACTTGGTTGCACAACAAACACGTATTGAATATTGACCAATCATCCCCAACCAATGGAAAATAGAAGGCtgacaatataaaaaaaaaagattttaaaaaaaatttgggacttGATAAAATTCTTTATCTTATCATTCTCTCCCTCATCCCAATATGTTTGAATTGAGATTGGATAATGAGAAATGCCAATCATGGTTGCAGGGATAGAGACTGAGAGAGACACAAAGAGCAATGATgaattgagaaaagaaaagaagggagacCAAAATTACCAAGATTGGAATTATTAATATGACATTTTTCTAAGACTTATTATGGAGCATGATAAAGTACATTATTCATTCGTGGAATTATATTGAAAATTTCCTTCAACTTCAACTTGAAATTCAGCAGATTTGATTGTTGCTTTTACCCACACGCATTGGTTATGGTGAAAGAGAGGCAACAAGTAACAACGacaatacatatataaaattatatatattcatccAACTAGTTGAAATTTGGAAATTCTCTACCTAACATTAATAAATTGCGGTACTACATGTACATCTTGGTTTTAGGCATGCAAATGATACAATGGTCCCAAGCCTATATGGAAGAGAAAACTGTATGGCGAGAACCTCTAGTCTCCAGTCAAAGACAATGAAATTTGGGATCAAATTATTCGAGCAAAAGAGAACTCAAAGAAGTAAGTTTCGTGTAAAATGAGTTAAATACCATAATATATGGGGCACGGTGAGCATAGGAACACTTTTGTAAAGATATGAGTTTGAATAGAAAGTAATAGACAAAGGTCATGTGATGTGTGAtgtgtgtttatcaaaaaaaaaaaaggtaatgtgatGTGAATAGTTAATGACCTTTGGATTAACTGACACGTTCATCCATAATGTTACGACACGTCTTATAAGTATCAATCTCATCATTTTACGATACATCCAAAGTTAAATCTCTTTAAAGTCTttatctaacaaaaaaaaaaaaaaaaaagagtcatgaCTCGTGaataatgaattgaagtttACTTTAAATCGCCTGGCTAGAATCTTGTAGTTCATCAACTAACATCTTCTAATCTGAATTAAAGTCATAAAAGTGCCAACAATTTTGTTAGCCTTCTTATGcgagttgaagaagaaaaattggtAAACTTTAAATCTAACAACCAAATGCTTGTGCGTATGCAATGATGCAAGTTATCACTTCTTAAACCTGATCTTTCCACAAAATTTGACAGGGAAAATATCATTGTTCTTTCGTTTTGATCTAATCTTGAATGAGAGTCATAAAAGTGCCAACAATTTGGTagctttctttatatatatttgtatttttccaATTTCCGACCATcacatttttattgaaattccaagaaaccaaaaaaattatttgcagccaattattattattatattttaattgtttttttttatgatcatGGGTTTGAGTCcgaaaataaatttctaaaaagaTGTATACATACATATCGAGGTAAGATTATCTACAATGACCTCTCTTATACCCCACAAAAAAGTGGGAGCTTTAAGCACCGAATACAAGATTTTTATGTTGAGTACTTTGTTTTGACAATTtgttttgttctatttttttggcaaatttataggttaataataattttatccaaattatgtatataaactaccgtagagagggaaaattcccaacct
This genomic stretch from Castanea sativa cultivar Marrone di Chiusa Pesio chromosome 1, ASM4071231v1 harbors:
- the LOC142628090 gene encoding uncharacterized protein LOC142628090 translates to MVTFGLLLIATVPSLTFYIITSFIYYIYSALSSLACFFLVTMSSIMSPQGVVFATAMAVSGTVVLLVLKLQKSLPNTQFSVDQTTQSSQPILRSCISSEEKKREKKKKKVHFAKDVVDPSGDGEEYRKQHGIISSNSSSSSSSLASSPTPKLEKYGSQTRGMPANRVALYNGILRDRVVQRMGYSY